AGCCTGGTTTGGGTAGGGACCAATCAGGGCTTGAATATACTCAATCGTGAAACTGGTATCTTTAAACGCTACTTGTATGATCCATCAGATAGCACCAGCCTTCAAAACAATACGGTTCAGGCCTTGTACAAAGATTCGAAAAACAGGATTTGGATAGGGACTCAGGGGGGAGGACTCAATCGTCTCAATAGAAAGACGGGTGAATTTGAGTCTATCAGCAAGAAAGATGGGTTGTCCAGTGAAAATATTGCAGGTATTCTGGAAGATAAAAACGGAAACCTATGGGTAAGTACAAATGAAGGGATTAGTAAAATCAATACTGAAACCTATGAAATCAGGAACTTCAGTACGGGGCTTAAAAACAATCAATTCAATCTGGAGTCGTGTATTCGAACGGAGGATGGTTATATGTACTTTGGAGGTACTAATGGGTTTAACTCCTTTCATCCTGACAGCATCGTTGATATCAGACAAGAATCAAAAGTGGCTATTACTGATTTTCAGGTATTCAATCAATCTGAGAATATGGCAGACTACATGATAGAAAGCATGGACTCGATTCCTACCTTAGAATTAAAGCATACAGAGTCGGTATTCAGCTTTGAGTTTTCTGCGCTCAATTACATCGCTTCTGAGCAGGTGAATTACGCCTATCGTCTGTACAATTTCGAAAAGGAATGGATCGTGACTAACTCCAATCGTAGGTTTGTGACCTATACTAATATTCCTGCGGGAGAGTATATGTTGAGTATCAAGGCCACTGATACAGAAGGGGTCTGGATGGACCAGATTACCTATCTAAGAATTGTTATCAATCCCCCCTGGTGGATGACTTGGTGGTTTAGAGTCTATATGACCCTGGCTGTAATCACGGTGATTTATTTTGCCTATCAGGTGCGTATGAAATTCATCTATAATCAAAAGAGAGCACTCGAAGAAGAAGTGAAAAATCGAACTGCCGAAGTGGTAGAGCAAAAAGAAGCACTGCAACACCAGGCGCAAATGCTGCAGCAGTACAATCAGGATATCTTGTCTAAAAACGAATTGCTGAAGGATCTTCACAGGCAAAAGGACGGTATGATCGGGATCGTGGCTCATGACCTTAGATCTCCACTCAATAACATCAAAGGACTTGTCAATCTATTGAAGAAATCTAATGATGAGGAAGAAGAGCAGAAGTACTACAAACTGATTAACCAATTGATAGATCAGGGTACTTTGCTGATCAGCGATTTGCTCTATGTCAGTGGGATGAAACAATTTGATATCAAGCTAAATATTGAGTCTTTTGATATCAAGGAATACATAGGTGATTGGTTGGATAACTACAAGACCGATCTTGAGAAAAAGGAGCAGATTTTGGATTTGGATTTTCCTTTGGCAGGCCTAATGGTAGAATCAGATAAGGATGTATTGCGCAGGATTCTGGACAATATTTTTACGAATGCGATGAAGTTTTCTGAAAGGGGAAAGCTCATTCACATGGGAATTAATCCTGGGGTGGAGGAATATTCGATCACCATTACCGATCAAGGCCCGGGAATCAGTGAAGAAGACAAGGAGAAAATGTTCGAGATGTTCCAAAAACTCTCCGCTAAACCTACCGAGGGAGAAAGTTCGAGTGGTTTGGGCTTGTCTATCGTTAAGGCCCTGGTAGAAAAACTCAGAGGTCGTATTGAAGTCGAAAGTGAGCTTGGTAAGGGTACATCCTTCATCATGACTTTTCCTATCAAAATGGAGTGGGATTGACCTTTCGTCCCATTGGCAATTGAAAAACTTTTACTTTGGGTGTAATGATTCTTTGGATCAGCCACTAAACAAGTAAAAAGATTCCGTGAGTAGCGATTTTTATCAATCTTCCATACTGCCCTATGCGGCAATTATCATCAAGATTTGCCGGGCATATACCAACTGTCAGGAGGACTTTGAGGACTACTATCAGGAGGTCTGTCTGCAGATATGGCGATCGAGGGAGCGCTTTCAGGGCCAGTCCGAGTGGTCTACCTATATCTATCGCCTGTCTCTCAATGTTTGCCTCACCTTGCTTAAGAGAAACAAGCGCAAGCAGTTTGTCTCTGATTATATTCCTGAGCTGAGCGAAGATAGTGGTGCCTTTGCAGACGAGTCCCTTAATGAACTGTACAAGGCCATTCGACAACTATCTGAGGTGGACAGAGCGGTAATTCTGCTCTATTTGGAAGAAAAGAGCTACCAGGATATAGCCGAGATCATCGGTACCAACCCGAATAATATCGGGGTGCGCATCTCACGGATCAAAGAACGCTTAAAGAAAATATTAGATGGAAAAGTCAATTGAATCAATCTGGAAGGAGGGTTTTTTGCGGGACGAGGCGCTCGTCGCTCCTAAGATCAATAACCTGTATAGCCAGAAGTCCCAGCAGATCATAGAGAAGCTAGGACGCATGTACAAGATCAATTTATGGTCAATCGCAATTTTTGCTGGCCTTTACCTGATTTTTTCGATTTGGGCACAAATCGTATGGTCAGGAATCGGAGTTGCCGGCCTTTTATATTGGTTGGTTTATATCAGCATGAAAATGTCCACCGAATTAGAAAATCTCGATCAAAGCCAGGATAGTTATCACTATCTCAAGGCATACGATGACTGGATTCAACTCTGCTTTGAGCGATACATCAAGATCTATAGATTCTTGTATCCGCTTTTGATTGGGATTGGGTTGAGTGGAATGCTCTTTATGCAACCCAGGCCATTTTATGAGCAACCATGGGTCTACAGCATCAACGGGGGCTATGAACCTTATCTTTTTATGGGACTACCAGTTATCTGGCTAGGGGCGATTTGGGGCTATGCTTTGATTTTTGGAATCTTTGCTCGACCGATTTACAAGCTGGATGTCAAGTTGATCTACGGGCGAACCTTCGACAAATTGAAAGGAATCATAGCAGATATGGAAAAACTGAGGAAATGAGTGCTAGCAGTGGAACCCATTTTTCGATGGGATGGTTTAACTTGGAGTTAAAAATCAATCAAATATGAAAAGAACAGTACTTGCATTATCCTTTTTCCTTAGTCTGATCGCTCTCCAGTTACAAGCCCAAAACGATCCAGCTCCTCAATATCTCATGAATCAGAATTTTCCTGATTCGGTTCTTCAGATGACTTTCCAGTCTGTAGGGGGAGAAGAAGCCACATTTGCTCAGATACTAGAGGGGGTGAAGGGTAAAAAGGTTTTTGTAGATATATGGGCCTCCTGGTGCAAGGATTGTGTGGCAGGTATGCCCAATCTCAAGAAGCTGCAGGCTCAGGCCGAGGGTGAGGAGGTTGCCTTTGTCTTCCTATCGGTGGATCGAGAAGAGACCAAATGGAAGCAGGCCATCGAAAAGTATAACCTGGTTGGGGATCACTATTTGATAAGCACCGGATGGCACAGCCCGTTGACCGATTATATCGTGCTGGATTGGATTCCTCGCTATTTTGTTTTGGACGAAAATGGAGAGATTGTCCTATCCAAAGCAGTAAAAGCTGATGACAAGAAGCTGCAAGAAGTGCTGTTGCCTTAAGCCTTTGCTCTGCACATAGCTCTCGTAATCTACATAGACATCTCTTCGGGCTGCATGTGAGGCGTCCTTGAGTAATCCGATTACTCGAAGTAATCGGATTGCTGGCATTACCTGTTTGATTTAGGCTGAGCCTTTGCCCGTGTATTTTAGTAAAAGTAGTGCGTCATCAATGGTTGGGAAACGGACAGAGTCCTTGGGGTCATGGTGTCCACAGGTTCGCCCTCCTTCCGGAGGACAGGGAGAAACTGCGGGAGGGAGACCATATTAGCCTCCTTTTTTGTCGATTATTTCGACTATTCCGAAAACATATTTATGGCCGTGTTTTTTAAACGCTTCATAGTTTTTATAAATTTTCACTTCAAACATTGATGTATCCATTTTGTTCAAAACTCGGCTAAGTTTTCTATTCTTTTTTCCATCCTTTGTTACTATTCCATTCGAAGTTTCAGGCGTGTCTATCCAATAATATTTCTGGTTATAATAGACCGCAATATCAGGTGATTGGTCAAATTCTTTCCTCAGCACATAAATCTCTTTTGTTTCTGAATTTTCAAAATATTTGTCCTCAACTATTCGGTAACTGGCTCTATTTGTCCCGTTGAAATGAAAAATTGTTAGGGTGTCATTATTTACCATGTATTTAAATTTATTATGGGATTTTTCAGGTAATTGATTGTTTGCATTTAATAAAATGCACCTTGCCCCAGAATTAGGCCTCACAGTGATGGCTGGCGCACGCATGTTTCAGCTCTTCCGGAACGTCGGAAGGGTCGAAACATCCATGTTTCAGGGTTTCCGGAACGTCGGAAAGGTCAAAACATCCGTGTTTCAGCATTTCCGGAATGTCGGAAAGGTCGAAACATCCGTGTTTCAGTGTTTCCGGAATGTCGGAAGGGTCGAAACATCCATGTTTCTGCTATTTGGGCTGAAAAACACTAAAATCGCTCAGAACTCAGACTTTTGCGGCTCATCAGTCAGCATCACCTTGGATGATTTCAGAAACCGTGAGTACCAGTAGCCCGATTCTTTGACGATGCGCTTTTGTAGCTGAAAATCATTGTAGATGAGACCGAAGCGCGGCTCATAACCCTCGGCCCACTCGAAGTTGTCCATCAGTGACCAAACAAAATAGCCATCCACCTTCACGCCATTCTTCTTGGCTCGGAGTACTTCTCGGATGTAGGATTGCAGGAAGCGGACGCGTTTGATGTCTTTGACCTGGCCATCCTCACACTGATCTTCGAAGGCCACTCCATTTTCTGTGACGATAATGGATCGTACGTTTTCGTAGGCTTGGAATCGCTTCAGCATTTTGTAGATGCCCTGAGGGTAGACTTCCCATCCCATAGTCGTCAGGTCTACATTTCGCTCTTCTGCCTTTACGATTTGTCCCTGTAGGTAGGGCATATACCAGTTGTATTTGACCACCTCGCGCGTATAGTTTTGTAGTCCTACAAAGTCGAAATCGAAAGCCATGTTTTTTTCATCGTCAGCCTTCAGGTAGTCCTCTACTCGTTTGGCAATGGGGAGT
This is a stretch of genomic DNA from Reichenbachiella ulvae. It encodes these proteins:
- a CDS encoding ligand-binding sensor domain-containing protein translates to MASNINNILNLRISLLCWAIYLLPIQIDAQPSLWFNHLSIEEGLTHANVNAILQDSEGFIWIATFDGLCKYDGYRVTTYSSQFGDSTTLVSNLITDIIEDKDGYLWVSTTNGISRFDKKTKRFSNLTHRPGDRNTISHNSVWSLMQDNKGRIWAGTFGGGLNRIENPEDFPNVQITHFENASDNPKSLSQNWVMDIYEDNKGRIWIGTVGNYLNRYVPERNHFDRILLADDSHINNSVWKIEEDNTGRLWLGTETGLSRYDPEQEQIRNFVYDEADSTTITEGQIRAICFDSNNNLWVGTQFGLNLYDPKHDRFSHYLHDEIDIMTISSDEAWCIEEDNQGNIWIGTYSGGVSYFHPSYTSFAHVTYNPLNKQGIQGNNITGFSESPEGNLWIAIDHSGLDYWDRKKNKITHYRPNGNGEYGLSSSSVMEVFQDSEGYVWTGIYYHGLNRLDPKTGIIKKYPANPAHKGMLNNGNVWAIEEDSEGNLWIGTIGGGLNLYDRATDTFSNFGWDFNDTTALSHENVWSLLLDGDSLVWVGTNQGLNILNRETGIFKRYLYDPSDSTSLQNNTVQALYKDSKNRIWIGTQGGGLNRLNRKTGEFESISKKDGLSSENIAGILEDKNGNLWVSTNEGISKINTETYEIRNFSTGLKNNQFNLESCIRTEDGYMYFGGTNGFNSFHPDSIVDIRQESKVAITDFQVFNQSENMADYMIESMDSIPTLELKHTESVFSFEFSALNYIASEQVNYAYRLYNFEKEWIVTNSNRRFVTYTNIPAGEYMLSIKATDTEGVWMDQITYLRIVINPPWWMTWWFRVYMTLAVITVIYFAYQVRMKFIYNQKRALEEEVKNRTAEVVEQKEALQHQAQMLQQYNQDILSKNELLKDLHRQKDGMIGIVAHDLRSPLNNIKGLVNLLKKSNDEEEEQKYYKLINQLIDQGTLLISDLLYVSGMKQFDIKLNIESFDIKEYIGDWLDNYKTDLEKKEQILDLDFPLAGLMVESDKDVLRRILDNIFTNAMKFSERGKLIHMGINPGVEEYSITITDQGPGISEEDKEKMFEMFQKLSAKPTEGESSSGLGLSIVKALVEKLRGRIEVESELGKGTSFIMTFPIKMEWD
- a CDS encoding RNA polymerase sigma factor → MSSDFYQSSILPYAAIIIKICRAYTNCQEDFEDYYQEVCLQIWRSRERFQGQSEWSTYIYRLSLNVCLTLLKRNKRKQFVSDYIPELSEDSGAFADESLNELYKAIRQLSEVDRAVILLYLEEKSYQDIAEIIGTNPNNIGVRISRIKERLKKILDGKVN
- a CDS encoding TlpA family protein disulfide reductase; the encoded protein is MKRTVLALSFFLSLIALQLQAQNDPAPQYLMNQNFPDSVLQMTFQSVGGEEATFAQILEGVKGKKVFVDIWASWCKDCVAGMPNLKKLQAQAEGEEVAFVFLSVDREETKWKQAIEKYNLVGDHYLISTGWHSPLTDYIVLDWIPRYFVLDENGEIVLSKAVKADDKKLQEVLLP